A window from Rana temporaria chromosome 8, aRanTem1.1, whole genome shotgun sequence encodes these proteins:
- the LOC120908948 gene encoding KH domain-containing, RNA-binding, signal transduction-associated protein 1-like, translating to MESETKYLPELMAEKDSLDPSFTHAMSLLSSEIERLKKGGDAKGKEDGDPYLDLFSHKNMKLKERVLIPVKLYPKFNFVGKILGPQGNTIKRLQEETGAKISVLGKGSMRDKAKEEELRKGLDPKYSHLNMDLHVFIEVFGPPCGAYSRMSHAMEEVHKFLVPQDTMDDICQDQFMEMSYLNGAPPEQGRGGGRGGPSRGRGGPPPSAVAPQARGRAGPLRSLVPRGAPGRGAITRGGSVTRSVAPTPASRGAPSGRARGGSLQRISLPPQAPEPYDDYGYEDTYGEPSYEGYEGYYNQSQGETEYYDYAHGESLESYDGYGQDNWNGSRPSLKVPPAAKGSSYRDHPYRRF from the coding sequence ATGGAGTCCGAGACCAAGTATTTACCCGAGCTGATGGCGGAGAAGGACAGCCTGGACCCGTCCTTTACACACGCCATGAGCCTGCTCTCTAGCGAAATTGAAAGGCTGAAGAAGGGAGGTGATGCGAAAGGAAAGGAAGATGGAGACCCTTACCTAGACTTGTTCTCCCATAAGAACATGAAGCTGAAGGAGCGTGTTTTGATTCCAGTTAAATTGTATCCTAAGTTTAATTTTGTTGGCAAGATCCTGGGACCACAAGGAAACACAATCAAGAGGCTGCAAGAGGAGACTGGAGCTAAAATTTCAGTGCTGGGCAAAGGATCCATGAGGGACAAAGCAAAGGAGGAAGAACTCCGGAAAGGACTTGATCCAAAATACAGCCACTTGAACATGGATCTGCATGTTTTCATTGAAGTCTTTGGTCCACCTTGTGGGGCATATTCACGGATGTCACATGCCATGGAGGAGGTCCATAAGTTTTTAGTTCCACAGGATACGATGGATGATATTTGCCAAGACCAATTCATGGAAATGTCCTACTTGAATGGCGCTCCTCCAGAACAAGGtcgtggtggtgggagaggaggaCCCTCCCGTGGCAGAGGTGGTCCACCCCCTTCTGCTGTAGCTCCACAAGCAAGAGGCAGAGCTGGTCCTCTGCGCTCCCTTGTTCCTAGGGGAGCTCCTGGGCGTGGAGCTATAACTCGTGGTGGAAGTGTAACCCGAAGTGTGGCTCCCACACCTGCAAGCAGGGGTGCACCTTCTGGAAGAGCTCGTGGTGGATCTCTTCAGAGGATTTCTTTGCCACCTCAAGCCCCAGAACCCTATGATGACTATGGTTATGAAGACACCTATGGGGAACCAAGCTATGAAGGTTATGAGGGTTATTACAACCAGAGCCAGGGAGAAACCGAGTATTATGATTATGCGCATGGTGAGAGCCTAGAATCATATGACGGCTATGGGCAAGACAACTGGAATGGATCCCGACCATCCCTGAAGGTTCCTCCTGCTGCTAAAGGCAGTAGCTACAGAGATCACCCATACAGACGCTTCTAA